The nucleotide window GAAGACcgattataattttaaatcgatTCAAAACATCTAATCTGAAATCAATTTAATAATCTGAATAAATACCTTTAATGAAAGTGATAGATATATCGAACTAAACGAAAGAATAAATTCAAGAAAACATGGCTTGAAATTCGAATGCCTCTGGGCTCTAGAAACCTTGGCTTGGCCCCACATTAGAAACTTGATCATGTTTGTAGattctaatttatttttgacaaacgAGTCAAAGTAAGTATATATTGTACATGTACATCATTGATTAATATCTAGCTAGTACGTACCTTGGATATTCCATGCTCTATATCCCACGCATTCGTTTCAACAATATCCTTAATAACAAGTATGAATTTAATGCACAATATTTCTATTAAGAtttgataatttaaatttattcgAACTTGTAATCGAATTTgatttgacccgactttaaaaataatttataattatgtaagaTACAATATGGACACAATATCCGTTATCAAACTGACCCAAAACACCTAACCAGAAATCAACCCATTGATCTAAATGAACACCTTGTATATCATTTTTCGGTTTCTTTTTTGCTGACCTATATTTTTTACTCTTTGCTCTATTAATATACACTTTCTAACTTCTTCACCAGCATACTTCACTCTTCGTTCTACTAGCatacactttctagcatatacTCTCTAATCGTCTATTGTTAATTCAACTATTTGAGTGTGCACTAAATTTATATATGAGTAACTAATCTTAAAACAAGGGGCGAGCTGATGTATTTGAAACAAGCAACAATACAATGGGAAAATGAATATAAGAATATATATCTTTCCACCCTATAGACAAAAGGTGGTAGTGTGAAAGAACAAGAAAAGATAAGGCTAGCTAGATTAGAGATTAATTTATGTAGATAAATTAGAAAATCAAGTGGATTCTAATTATCAAGTAGAATATGTTTAGATAGTTACATTACATGATTTACTAGGGAACAATTAAAGCATTAAGAATTCTCGTAGCCGAAAATTCGATTCAGATGATACTAAGCATATAAGAATAGTTCTTTGCATCAAAGATGTGCTCCGCCATCCCTTCAGTTTGGCCCCTCCCTATATTTCATGTGATCTTTTATAGGGTATGTTTAacaataacataattattagttgtataagtatTTGTTAGCTGTAGCCTATGTGTAGTTGTAGATGTATACTTGTAATTAGATATTTAAACTAGATCCAAGTACTAAGATTTCATTTTCATTGTAGTccaggtcctggatgcataggtttagtctccacgtgtcgtgcaaatACAATGAAACACACGTATTTGGATCACGACCTCAATTGGGTCAGCCtaaagtattttaaaaatatgcTTCAATTGTTTCAATCACCACACGTATTTGGATCACGACCTCAATTGGATCAGCCtaaagtattttaaaaatatgcTTCTCGTACAAGCGgaaattcaattttcattgttttttatatgtttttatacTAGTGGGGTGCTTGTATGGgcccgtctcacggtgagacgttctcatacaagacttgctaaaattttaaatacgaaataccataaaagaaaatagaaaaaaataaattagtttacctaataaaaaaataggacaaaataaataaataagacaaaattactaaaaatgagagtatttatcatcaaaaaacTTCGGTATTAAGTTTACAGTTTTACTCTTATcaataaaaactttaaattttttttttaaaaaaaacaccgaGTGGCATGTGTCCTCGTAGGCCTTTATATACATCTGCAACTGAATAATGTTATGAATTGTTCATCTTCAGTTGAACTATGCTCAACTGAAACTCAACCCtcttttataaataatacttcTTCCGTATTAGTGATTATGTCCAATTTGGTATTTACTATTTAcagtttacttttaatttttattttatttttaaactataatttaaaacatagttaagtatatcttatttgattcgtctcaacgcAAGGACTAATAAAATcagctttttataatttatactcATAAGCAATTAGAGATATAAAGGCTTCAACAATTACCTTGATACACATGCCTAAACTAAACATGACAAAGTCACTAAAACGAAGGGAATATGAGTTAAGTAAACCCATTGCCTTGATGGTTGGGTTTGGCCCGATAGTTTATGCCTACTATCTCTTATCTCATTTGTGAacaaaatattaagaaaaatgagaaaGAAAAAGTAACCAATGGAAAAAGATCTAtcaaatcatttaaaaatatatgtatgaagtctatTATTACATACACGTAAGTTACATTTAGAAAGAGAATATGATAATATGATATGTCACTTTATCAACTTGAAAAGTTTGACCAACTACTTTCAATCGGTTAAAGTGGCGAACGTCTTTTAAACTTGCAAGAGATTAATTCTCCTCCTTATTTGGGTGGCTTATACCCATTTCATAAATTTTGTTACAATTGTGTTTGGaataataattcaaacaaaaaggTAAGAGGTAGACCCAATATAAGCACCCATAAGCAAGAGTAGTATAAACTTCACTTAGTTGATACTCTCTTTAAGCTTATAAACTAATCAACTAAGCAATCTTCTTGCTACACTCTTTTCTCATATCACCTTTCTTTTCACTATATATACTTGCAACCATCCCTCTCTTCACTTTGAGCTTGTTCcaacacaatattttttttaactaacaCCTTTCTCAAtcctatattttcctttttcttttcttttatgccCTTCActtagttttaattattattacaacTTCAATAATAAACATCAATACCTACCCCCAAGATTTATTTCCCCAACATGTTGGAGCCTAATTTCCCCATCACATTAAAGGTTTGTTTCTTAATGACTATCTTAATTCTATTTGGAGTATTACATTAATTACTAGTTCCaattatgtaattatttatagaagagttttttttttggtgcgTTTATCTATAATTTGTTCGATTTGTCGTGTTTTAAGAGGTATTAGattgaagaaaaatattttccgtggaaaataattatttatcaacactagtttttaaatgaaaatttaaatatttctatcaaaaagttttaattgaagttaaaaataaagataaattaaaaatgtttcgcactttttcaaagaaaaattcaataaaaaaattattaaaaaaatgttttgcaccttaattttcatttataaatttCTTATCAATCCAATGtacaaaaattaaagaaattaattcctcaaaaatatattttctcttaaatcaaaatttattactcttttaaattaatttactgTCTAACGtaagtcaaaataaaaagctagtgttttaaatgttatttagtaatttctaaaggacaaaaaaaataaatattttctaatattaagttttttttttcttttttttagtttgaagATGTGGTGTACAAGGTAAAATTGGAAGGCAAAAAAAGCAAGGAAAAGACAATTCTAAAAGGAGTAAGTGGGATGGTAAAACCAGGAGAAATCCTAGCCATGTTGGGTCCCTCAGGAAGCGGTAAAACCACTCTACTTAGCGCTCTCGGAGGAAGACTCAACACAAAATTACTCCACGGTAAAATCACCTACAACAATCAACCCTTTTCCGGTATCATAAAACGACGGTCAGGATTTGTTCCCCAGGATGATATCCTATACCCTCACCTCACTGTATTCGAAACTCTTTTCTTTACTGCCCTTTTAAGGTTACCCAACACCCTGACCCACCCAGAAAAAGTAAACCAAGTTGAAACGGTAATATCAGAATTGGGCCTGACCCGAGTAAGAAATAGTATGATTGGGGGCCCATTAGTGAGGGGTATATCAGGGGGTGAAAAAAAAAGGGTAAGTATTGGTCAAGAAATGTTAATTAACCCTAGTTTAATGTTGTTAGATGAACCAACATCTGGGCTAGACTCAACCACAGCAATGAGAATAATGAGTATTTTAAAGGGTTTAGCTGAGAAAGGAAGAAGTTTAATCACAACCATTCATCAACCATCAAGTAGATTATATCATATGTTTGATAAGGTGGTTGTTTTAAGTGAGGGTAGTCCTATTTATTATGGGTCTTCATCTTACGctcttcattatttttcttctattGGGTTTTCCACTTCTTTTACTATTAATCCTGCTGATCTACTACTTGACCTTGCTAGTGGTAAGCCATtctctttttgtttcttttattatccACTTGGTTttataatacttgctacatttgactttttacgcaatttaatatgaatattattttgttcatttatatattggattatacacatctaaaaattataaaaagttcatattataaaagtatgcgattagacgattcaaacaagatcaaaattgagtatatttttacttacacattaaccgcaatatataaaataagcttgaatgatgaatagtgtccaTAATCGAAATGTAGAAGTATTtaagaacgaaggaagtatataTGAATGGATTTGAAGCCTGttggaaatattttatttgtgaaGAAGATCCCACATCATTGAATTAATGAGTTATTATGGACTTACATGGAACGTTTGACAGCTTGGGTAATGGACTTATTAGGTTGTAACAATTCGTCACACAATCATCGTATGGGCCCTCTCGTGTGGATACACTCAAGGGCACATGTGGACTTGGGCCTATAAACCCACGGGTcatgagcgttgacttgcatatatactTGATAAggtttattattttcctaaaccACATGGTAGTAGGAGGATTAAATCActcaatatatatgcaagtccagATGCCACTATTTTAttgatgtgggatcttgtttcaCATATGAAGTATTTCCATCAGGACTTACATATAATGTCCGGTGGATAATGCACTGTATATTACTAAAATAGTAGGTTATGATCTTACATATAATGTTTGGTGGGTAATCTTACTACTATCATATGGTATTGGGAAAGAATAAACTTCGTTAATGAGTGTGTATGCAAATCAACGCTCATAAACCATAGGTTTGTGGGCCGATTCAACGAGTGCCCTACAAGTGTGTCTACATGATGAGTGGGCCCATAGATtaattatatgataaattttcaCACTCTATCAAGTCTCACTTCTCAAGTTGAAATTGTTAACTGCTTTGATGAAGCATTGGTTGATAAGCCAAAAAATCgatttataaactttttttattaatatgcaATTTTTTATTGGCTTAAAAGTTGATTAGTTGTTTTATCAAAATAAAAGTTAGAAGTTatgtaaagtaaaaaaaaaagttatttactaagatattatgtatttttggatttttattATAGCTATATTTTCCTTTCTcataataaagtttttttttttattaaatttaactaTTTGATTGAGACAAATGAATGCATATATGGTTAGAAAAGGGataatcaataattttaatagTACTAAAATTATGATTGGATGTAAGGTTTTGGCCTACTATATTATCCTCAAAGTGGTGGATGTGatgatcattcatcattcatcattgtaaCTTTACTTAAATATGTAGAAGTGGAACAAGAAATTAGGACTAGCCCACTTATCTTCAAATATGTACCCCACCAAATATTTTTGGTGCTAACTAGGTTTATATTGTTAGCTAGCATCatgataatttttcattaattataattcattttatttttaaactaatttatatttgtatagACAGCTAATAGATGATTAAGGTTCAAGGATAACCAAATCTAAATAATTTCCTTTTCACCTTTAATTGGTTTGCTTTATACTTGAACCAGGATTGTCTAATTAATGCTTGACATCTCATAATTATGCTAAAAAAttagttatattaaaaaaaaaattataataacaattataccAAGTTGTGCTAAAAGTTgcctttaatttcttttgtaatataaaaaaattacctattatagtgcaaaaataagatCGCATCACCGTATCACGACCGTATTATAAAGGTGTTTTAGTTTACCATGACCGAAAGACAAGCCACATTGACCTTGAAAACATTTGTATTGGCTGTGAAATTCGTTTTACAACTATTATCACGATCTTGATCGAAACTGTATTTTTACACTACGgagaaaacataattaattctTCTTATAGGTCTGAAAAGAAAAGCCCTAGTCTAATCCAAGATTATTTTTTTGCAacgttattattaataattaattaattaataaaaagtaaTTGTTAGGAATTGGACCGGAGTCAAAGCATGCAATGGAACAAGGTGAAAACatggagaaagagaagaaggaAGTGAAAGAAGCTGTTATTTCTGGTTATGAAAAGAATATATACACAACATTGAAGTCTGAACTTTCCAATTTGGAGTCGGCTAATACATTTGATTCCAAGAAAGATGCTTCTACATTACAAAGTATAACATCAATTCTTTTCCTTTCAATAACTTATAGCTTGCATGCATGTTAATTAGTAGACTACtattaattaataacaataataataataatcctaaATTGAATAAAAAGCTTAACTAATAAATGAGAACATCCACTTATTCGTATTTAAAATACTcggtttaattttttaatagaagtagttgataaaattattttaaatgttaaaattaacAGACCTCAAAATATacattttagttgtttaaaagagtctcatacaagaattgtCTCAAGATAATTTTCAAGTGAtcaactaaatcaatagtttaaGTTTGTGATTGTAgtcccaagatatgttatatatttcatTAAGCCCTTCACACTAGAATTCTTTAACTTAAAAGTTTGAATATagtttaattcttcatcatacCAAATGCTAAATGTTCCATTTTAAGTGAGGGTGAACGATAATTAAAATTGTGATCTTTTTGTCTCATGCATTAACTTTTGATACTATGTCAATAAaccaaactaattaaaaaatgttaattagGTATTTTATTTTGGGTTACAACCAAAAgctgatatattatatattctaacaataatatatatcttttaaatgttaaaagaaaaaaatgataaGAACAATGTTAAAAGTTTAAATAAGAGAATTAACTATAAAATTTGCAAtagataatttattaattaattaaattgaaaaataattaaatgaatATAGGGAAAGGAAGAAAAGGAGAGCAATGGTGCACAAGTTGGTGGCATCAATTCAAAGTATTAGTACAAAGAGGGATGAAAGAAAGAAGATATGAAGCATTTAATAGGTTAAGAATATTTCAGGTCTTAAGTGTTGCAATTCTTGGTGGGCTCCTTTGGTGGCAAACCCCAGAATCCCACATTGAAGATAGAGTAAGCTCTTCCATTGCTTTCTTTTACCATTTTAATCTTCTATTTAATGCATGCTAATCCTAATTAAATATCTTCCTCAAAGTtccaattattaatatatttttttatacttatatCTCGGACTATATAATGGTTGGCTTTTAAAATCAATTACTGTATAATACGATCAAAACTAACTATATGTATTTCTCTGGCCTTCTCACAAAAGGGGTACGGAAATGGATTGTACGTTATTTCACCCGGATCCTGTTCTCGGGTGTAATATTGGGTTGATAATGTTGATATTAAATTTGATTGCATTGAGGTTTACTAATCAATATTTATTAGTTTGTTGGTTAATATAATACAATGGAATATACTAATTTAAAGAGCTATAATATTAAGTTTGAGAGTATTGATGTTTACCAATCAATATTTATTAGTTTGTTGTTAAAactataaatttatttgttatttttgaataatttattttcttgttaattattttctgaTTCAACAAAAACAATAGTGGctcatatttcataatataacaATCAACAAGATTACCCCATAATTCACCGTAACGGAACTACCCTTGTATGTCATCCTATAATTTCAATTTATCTATACTATACACTAAATGGATTAGTTTTAAGAATAAATctgatgtattttattttttatcctaaataagttcaaaaagaaaaatataagatAATAATGCTTCATGTTTGAGAATACTCCTCTCTCATTTAATTTGCACTCAATTTCTATTTTGGATAGtctcactttaaaaaattattttggcaataatgctagtaatttattttatttatttcataaattcattatatttattaatatcatCCACTTGTTATTTGTATTTCTCACCtattacaaattaatatttacacCTCAGATCTATAAAAAAAGGTGCAAATATAGATCAGAGGTGTAAATTAAACGGGACAAAGAAATATAGAATTTTTTGATGATACTTATTTTATCTCCATTTTGATTGATAGGGTTTCTTTTTATCTGTTAAATAGATCCGCATATTGCATAATatcatgaaaaaattatttgtcaACCTTGTTGATTTGATTGGAAATCCACCTTGATTTGCGTTTTTTGTTTCGTCGTTCTCATCACAAATCACTGAATCTCACGTTGTAGACTTGTAGTTCGTGTATTTAATTCCTTTATATCATTAAATTTATCTCATACGTATATCAtgagaaaattaagaaaaataagatataaaattaatattgtttaataataagataaaggtgtaaatgagataaaaatataaattaaatataaaaatagatttaatgtAGAAATATATatggtaataaaaatataaataaaagaattgtttagtcaaatttaaaaattagagTAAATTTGATAAGACCGAAACATTATATACTTGTGATGAGAATAAAAAGTTGTGAAAAGCACAATAATAAAAGTAGCTTTATGTAAGTTTAGGTGTTTAAGAAACGCTTGTATTGATTTAAGCTTTTTAGATTGACAAAGTGATTCCAATTGATTTTCTCCCCCACAATTATTTCATAGGAGTATTTGTCAtattaaatttcttttcaaataaTGGTTTCTGATTTTCAAATGAACACGTAATGTTTCAAAAGTTTAATTTGATGGTTGAAGTCTTATTATTAACTaacgttttaaaattttaatttgatagttAAAGTCTTATTATTAACCAATCTTCACATAAGAGCCATGaagactaaaaataataatgatattgcATATTGCACGTGCTCTTTTTATATACATTaggctaaatatttcacttgattGACTGCTGGGTGAGATTCGAACCTGTGACCCTTTTGTCACATTGAATTTTGATATTAtgtcaataaataaaatcaaccacaaacttaagtttttggttaatatgttatagaagtatatgtcaaggaaccaagtcaaccaaaagcttaagctggtGGTTGAGGCCctaaaatatgttatgtacTCTGACACGCCCCTTTACTTAATAGCCCTTTAGTCCAGAAGCATAGATGCACCCCCAAACTCTCCTCATACCTGGCAAGTTGGTACGGAATATTCTACTTTAATTGAGGGATGGTTGAAATTCAAACTCGTGACCTCTTGCCATGTTGgtttctgataccatatcaaaaaacgaactcaaccaaaagcttaagctgatggttgaagccccatgatatgttatatactttgaTATCATGTCcaagaatcaactcaaccaaaagcttaaactgatgatTGAGACCCAAGATATATTAAATACTCTAACAATATAGTCTATCATACTTATTATGTATAAACGAgaatttaattaacaaattttaaatttttgcagATGGCGTTAATATTCTTCTTTTCGGTATTTTGGGGATTTTACCCTTTATACAACGCGGTTTTCACATTCCCACAAGAAAGAAGAATGCTAATGAAAGAAAGAACATCAGGAATGTACAAACTATCCTCATATTTCTTAGCAAGAACAATAGGAGACTTACCCTTAGAGTTAGCCCTACCAACTGCCTTTGTGTTCATAATATATTGGATGGGAGGCCTAAAACCAAGCCCTATAATCTTCCTTCTATCCCTCATTGTTATTCTTTACAATGTGTTAGTTGCTCAAAGTCTTGGCCTCGCGATAGGGGCCATACTTATGGATATAAAACCAGCCACAACCCTAGCCTCGGTTACAACCCTAGTGTTCCTTATTGCAGGAGGATACTATGTTCAACAAATCCCTCCTTTTATAGTGTGGCTTAAGTATTTAAGTTATAGCTTTTATTGTTATAGATTGCTTTTAGGGGTACAATACCAAGAAAATGATACATACCCTTGTTTCAAGATGGGTAAATGGGAATTGTGCAAAGTTACTGATGTTCCGGCTGTTAAATCAATGGGCCTTAGTCATTTGTGGGTGGATGTTTGGATCTTGGGATTGATGTTGGTTGGTTACAGAATTATTGCTTACTTGGCACTTCAACGACTTCGTATTAAATGATCGACTGTTAAGCTGGTTGTTGAGATTTTAATATATGTTGTATGTTCTATCTGTGACGTTATCGTGAAAAATGAGAAATGGAAAAGTATATAAAGTATGTTCCATCTTTTtgagagaaaattataaaaatttatatatgatGTGTTATGCAAGTGAAATAGTGCTTGTTTAGTTTTAGGGGCCTTCAAGAGCTTTTTTTGTACGAggttaataataattgtaattttgaTGAAGTTATATATAATTTGGACTTAATTTAAGTACTCCGAATCAGAGATGAAGAAATGTGGTTATTATGGCCACCATGTTGTATTAGTActtcataataataacaaaaaatatttcaaaagctTTATAGCTCACAAGTATTTCCATGTATCATATATGCATATTATAATTCAAGAACTTCTATGCCACATGTAATTATATCAAAGTCAATTCCAAATACAATTTTTCCGTCACTATATACTTCTTCATCCAATATTCCAAcctaaaaaagtatatatttctATGAAAAGAGTACTTCTCTTTTTAGTTATACAACTAAATATGAAAggatttaattaattactatcaattaatcaaaaaccaaattataacagtaataataatttacttcaattaaaagcaaaatttactaACATATTTAGTGCACACCAAAAGAATATGAAGCACTTCTATTAAGGATAAGCATAAATTCCTTCACAATGATAATACTTCCTGATTATAAATTGTTTACAgtgaaaagaatttgaaaaacaTTATCTTGATTATTGAGTACTTTACTTTTAAACCATTTCTTtgtctataataataataattcaaaagtgAAGAAATAAGAATATAAAGTACATTTTACTTGGTCTCTGAAATTCCACAGGTAATATCAATTCCCTAAATCTTTATGTATGAATTATAGGTcattatatactttttattatataatatgcACGTTTTACTAATTAGGTAATTAACACTACAAATAACGATTTAGTGCCATGATAATTAGGAAGATGAATCAACTCAATTATCACTTTAGGCTTAAATTAATAGTTTATATGGTACAATGTTAAAATTTATTTCCTctgtttttacatttttatactATACTTGTGAATtattcactaattttattttaatattttttataatttatgattctCATTATGAGAATATCAAATAGTAATGAAGAGtcaaaatatcaaa belongs to Amaranthus tricolor cultivar Red isolate AtriRed21 chromosome 17, ASM2621246v1, whole genome shotgun sequence and includes:
- the LOC130804726 gene encoding ABC transporter G family member 14-like; translated protein: MLEPNFPITLKFEDVVYKVKLEGKKSKEKTILKGVSGMVKPGEILAMLGPSGSGKTTLLSALGGRLNTKLLHGKITYNNQPFSGIIKRRSGFVPQDDILYPHLTVFETLFFTALLRLPNTLTHPEKVNQVETVISELGLTRVRNSMIGGPLVRGISGGEKKRVSIGQEMLINPSLMLLDEPTSGLDSTTAMRIMSILKGLAEKGRSLITTIHQPSSRLYHMFDKVVVLSEGSPIYYGSSSYALHYFSSIGFSTSFTINPADLLLDLASGIGPESKHAMEQGENMEKEKKEVKEAVISGYEKNIYTTLKSELSNLESANTFDSKKDASTLQRKGRKGEQWCTSWWHQFKVLVQRGMKERRYEAFNRLRIFQVLSVAILGGLLWWQTPESHIEDRMALIFFFSVFWGFYPLYNAVFTFPQERRMLMKERTSGMYKLSSYFLARTIGDLPLELALPTAFVFIIYWMGGLKPSPIIFLLSLIVILYNVLVAQSLGLAIGAILMDIKPATTLASVTTLVFLIAGGYYVQQIPPFIVWLKYLSYSFYCYRLLLGVQYQENDTYPCFKMGKWELCKVTDVPAVKSMGLSHLWVDVWILGLMLVGYRIIAYLALQRLRIK